A window of Phragmites australis chromosome 2, lpPhrAust1.1, whole genome shotgun sequence genomic DNA:
tcctaacaattgttagggcctcaaataaaatctcaaaaatatggaaaaattcactaatattcttcttatatgatgaactaatttctaaaattattttcaaccctaagttatatggtgaaaatgtGAGTTCCTtcgtaatactctatttatatgatggaccaatttctaaaattattttgagccctaagttatatggtgaaaatatgagttcttttgtaatgctctatttatatggtgaaaatattttatagttttgtattataAATAAcacaatatttatagttttgtgttacaaatgacaTAATTCactctaaaaaaattgaaggcAAATCCAcacataatttttatgttttgaagctaaatattttaaaagctattgatggtcaaagtttccAAAGTTTTACTAAATATTGTTcaaaacatcatatatttaTGAGCGGAGAGAGTATTTGCTAAATATCAGTGCATAAATAAATGTTTATTGGAAATAAGGAGGGGCCAAGGCCCCCTTGCCCTCTACTAAGCTCCGCTAGTGGGTACCTGTACAATTTGATTCGACATTCTTATGCAGAACTTTCTTTTAAGTTCAGGCGGAATACAAGTATCGAACAATTTCAGCCAATTAACAGTAAATTTCGGCCATTTAccattttgaattcaaattgactGAAAGCTAAGATTTCAGTTACCGTTTGTAAGCGTGCTTGGGTCATATGACACTTTCTCATTCCTTTTCTTTGAAAATGAttaagaaacatttgataagcACTTGGTCTGGTGTACTCctttgaagattttttttacttttatatttttatataaaaaattataaatatagatatctgttttgaaaaattgcaaaccTAGACTCATGCGATAGGAATATGTCGCACGTCAACTGACGATAGGTCAACATGGCCTACTAACATGGACAGGCATGGCTACCTGTCGCATGTTCAATTGATGACATAAGTCTAGAtttgtaaattatttaaaaacaaaCGGATgcacatatttgtaatttttatttaaaatatcaaaataaaaaaaaaatcttgttttGAATCCAACtcacgagtttttttatttttatattttctaacataaatatttatttaaatataatctaaataaaaaaaattatgaaaataaacaTCTACCGCCCTCTTATGAAGCAGTTAGACCCTTATCACCCCTTAAGAGCGCGGTAAGCAGTCCCGTTCGTGTCACATGCCCTTACCGCCCTTCCTTCCATAGGTACAGCCCACTGAAAGGGTAGTTAACGCCGTGCATGCACAGTAACTGTGGGAACGGTACTAGGTGACTCCAATTTCCACTcatatcttctctattcaaaataatagtcttctgttgctctaaaaatcataaatttttttgtacgtgtttcataatccatatgcaactcattttaattgaacTCACACAAAAAtactatgtagaatttaaatttaaatttttcaaaaaagctacttttataatttctaacaattgttaagaccttaaataaatttctaaaaatcttgaaaattttactaatatttttcttatgtgatgtgataatttctaaaattatttctatccctaggttatatggtgaaaaagtcaattcctttgtaatgctatatttatatgtattttttatttatggtAAAAAAATAGCATTATAAATAAATTTACTTTTTCACTATATTACTTCaaattggaaataattttagaaattatcacatcacataagaagaatatttgtgaatttttctattttttagaaatttatttgaggccctaacaattattagatgttataaaaatagtttttttagaaacttttaatttaaattttacacagtcttttttgggtgaattcaattaaaatgagttgcacatgtattatgaAATACGTACAAAAAATTATAGTATTTTTTGAGAAACAAAAGACCACTATtttaaatagagaaaatgagagaaGAAATTAAAGCCACCAAGTATTGTTCACACATGTTACTGTGTATGCAAGGGGCTAACTGCCTCTCACGTGGCGATTAGTACTTTACCGTTTCTTTAGATAGCGGTAGACGTTTATTTTcgtaaattttttaattcaaagtttatttaaataaatatttatattagaaaataaaaaataaaaaaactctccaACTCACGGCAACCTTAGCCCAGACAAAGCCCAAGACAGACGTCCCAAATGCAACCTGGCTGGGCTTGTTGGGTGAACTAGACGAGGTTATTGCTTGGAGATTTTGTTGCGTACGACAGAGGGAGAACACGGCCCAGTGTAGTGCGCCCGTTGGGCTAAAGGAAAAAGGTCCACCGAAAATATTTGCATTTCACGAGGCCCAGCAACAAAAACGTTAAGAGTGGCGTCGCCCGGACTCGAACCGGAGACCTTCAGTGTGTTAGACTGACGTGATAACCAACTACACCACGACACCAACATGACGTAAAGGTTTTCcattatataatttatttattagaACTCCCAACGATTAGCTCCACCAGCGTGGATGCTTTCACCccaaaagcatttattttagcTGTAAATTGTAAAATACAGTTTATAGATTATAGATTTTTATAAGTTTTATTGTAATAAGCTGGATTCTTAAAAAACTGAAACTGTTTGTCATCCTAGATTGTAGAAAAGTTGGATTGCTGTTTTTATtgtgtaatatttgtaatactCCTAGCTATTATGAgtgtatattttttctatttatcaTTTTGTACACTGTTTTTCATATTTATAAGTATGAATGCACAAATTAAAATAGCAAATGATACATCATTCATACAAAAGTACATATCAATAATTGCATTCATCAGTGATATCTCTTGGCATAAACGCCGCCTCACCACGAACCTGTGCACCCACTCCCCTAAATCCACAGTGCCCATATCCCCGCACGCGGACAGAACCGACAGCAGCGCCACCCCATCAGGCTCGATCTCCTCCATCTGCATCCTCCGGAACACGTCGACCGCCTCCTCTGGCCGCCTCATCTGCGCGTATGCCCCGATCACCGTCGTCCACGACACCACACTCCTCTCCGGCATAACATCAAACAGCTCGCGTGCGCAGACCAGGTCCCCGTCTTTCACGTACCTGGCCATCGTAACGTTCCATGCCACGACGCCTTTGTCGACCATGTCGGCGAACACGCTGCGCGCAGCGGCGACGCGGCTGGCCATCATAACGTTCCATGCCACAACGTCTCTGTCGACCATGTCGGCGAACACGCTCGCAGTACACCTGGACGAGGCTGGTGGAGACGAGGGCGTCGGAGGCTGCGAGGCCTGCACGGAGGAGCAGGGAGTGGAGCTGCGGGCCGAGGCTCCCGCGGAGGTGGGGGAGGCGCGCGACGGCCCTGAGGGTGACGTAGGGGTGGAGGCGGCGGGGAGCGCGACGGCGTGGGTAGGCGGGCGGGGCGCGAGGCggagggaggcgaggaggagcgaGGAGAGGAGGCGCGGGTGGCGGTGGCCGcagcggtggaggaggaaggcgTGGGCCTGCTGGAGGTGACGCGCGGAGGGGAGGGGCGGGAGGCAAATGGCATTGGcgggtaatttcatataaagtCTAATGTTCTGGTGATTGTGACTTTCACAGTAGGTGGAAGCTAGTGAAATTTAGAGTGCTGGATTATTATAATTTTGAGGTTTGATTATTGTAATTTAGAATTATAATCTAGTTGTTTGGCACAACTGTAGATTAAATTGTGcaatcataattttttaatctaaaactgaaatatatatatatatatatagataaatAGATAGTTATTTCTACTTCAATATGCTATTATGAGATGTAGATAAAGCTTATACTAGTGGTAGGCTGATAGCACAGCAACACAACACCAACTGAACCAAGCGGCACAGAAGCATGACCGTTCAGTTGCATGCATGCCCGCGCTCGTCCATCAGAATACTTTTTTTAAGCAACATGGTAGTTGTACTGGCCTTTCACATTAGGTAGAAAAGAGTTTAGAATAGTTGTAACAAATATTTTAAAGATAGCTGGATACTGTCTATAGAACATGAACCCAAATGACCTAACACTATAACAGCAAAAAGAAGACGAGCTACGTAAACAAATCTTTTAGATCCTCTGGTGCTGACCTGACCCCTTGTTGCTAATAGCTAGATGTCCATTTTCTTCGCCCTGAAGTTCATTTTCACGAAATCCTCTTCGCATCCTTCGAAGACGCGCCGATTTCTTTCCATCAGAATACTTCAGAGCTGCGTCTTGAAGATGGTGACGTGGCCCAGTCGCTGCACCATGTCGGCCACCGATCCCACCGCGGCGAGCAGCGACACGACGAGCGCGCCCACGTTGAGCGCCTGCAGCGACACCCACTTGCGGCTGCCGGGCGCCACCTTGGCCTGCGCAATGTACATGGTCACTGGGAAGTACACCGTCAGCGGCCAGAACGCGATGGCGCCGAGCAGCCCGAGCACGGCGTTGAAGAAGGGAAGCATCAGCGACACCACCGTGGTGCCCGCCACGAACTCCGTGCGGACCACCAGCTTGCACATCGTGAACCgcgccgcgcggccgccgcccaGGGGCAGCCGGTACTCCCTGTGAAAGAAAGCCGAGTCCGGCCACCTGCTACCCAGCCATTTCTCGTAGCACGCGAAGATCGGCTGCGCGTACACCTGCAACAAACAACGCATATCCATCATACAAACCGAGAGCATGCGATCGATCTGAACAAGTGACGCGCGTTGCAACTTGCAATGACACGATTTGTCACCTGATAAGCTCCGACCAAGTGGATGACCACGGCGACGTTGGCGACGTCGACGAGCCAGAACGGCTTGTCGAAGCCGGTAAGGACGTTCCCCGGCACGCTGTTGCCGAAGGCCGCGTACCCGATGCACCCGAGTGACACGTAGAAGATCGTCGTCACGCCAATGCCGTACAGGCTTGCCCTCTTCATCGTTACGTTCTCTGATGGCGGCGACTTCACGGTGTCCTGCAGATCAATTAACGAGCAATGCCAATGTTACGCTCGACGACGCACATTACTGCTGTCACGTCGACCGCAACGTCCATGAATATACCTGGATTTCTATGAGAAGCATGGAGTAGGTGTACGCGAAGGCGACGTTCCCTAGGGCCTGCAGGGAGTGCCACATCTTGGTCGACGCGGagacgccggcggcggcgccgatcTTGACTCCGAGAAGGG
This region includes:
- the LOC133908253 gene encoding uncharacterized protein LOC133908253, translated to MNAQIKIANDTSFIQKYISIIAFISDISWHKRRLTTNLCTHSPKSTVPISPHADRTDSSATPSGSISSICILRNTSTASSGRLICAYAPITVVHDTTLLSGITSNSSRAQTRSPSFTYLAIVTFHATTPLSTMSANTLRAAATRLAIITFHATTSLSTMSANTLAVHLDEAGGDEGVGGCEACTEEQGVELRAEAPAEVGEARDGPEGDVGVEAAGSATAWVGGRGARRREARRSEERRRGWRWPQRWRRKAWACWR
- the LOC133910185 gene encoding amino acid permease 3-like isoform X3, which translates into the protein MGWVLGPIVLIGCAYITYYTALLLSDCYRTPGPVHGKRNYTYMDVVRSCLGTRDVVVCGLAQYALLWGTMVGYTITTATSIMAVVRTDCHHYRGRDAACVSSGTMYMVLFGLVEVVLSQLPSLEKLTLISVVAAVMSFTYSFVGLFLSAAKLAANHGAHGTLLGVKIGAAAGVSASTKMWHSLQALGNVAFAYTYSMLLIEIQDTVKSPPSENVTMKRASLYGIGVTTIFYVSLGCIGYAAFGNSVPGNVLTGFDKPFWLVDVANVAVVIHLVGAYQVYAQPIFACYEKWLGSRWPDSAFFHREYRLPLGGGRAARFTMCKLVVRTEFVAGTTVVSLMLPFFNAVLGLLGAIAFWPLTVYFPVTMYIAQAKVAPGSRKWVSLQALNVGALVVSLLAAVGSVADMVQRLGHVTIFKTQL
- the LOC133910185 gene encoding amino acid permease 3-like isoform X2; translated protein: MQLPKRFFFFSGTVWTATTHAITAVIGSGVLALPWSVAQMGWVLGPIVLIGCAYITYYTALLLSDCYRTPGPVHGKRNYTYMDVVRSCLGTRDVVVCGLAQYALLWGTMVGYTITTATSIMAVVRTDCHHYRGRDAACVSSGTMYMVLFGLVEVVLSQLPSLEKLTLISVVAAVMSFTYSFVGLFLSAAKLAANHGAHGTLLGVKIGAAAGVSASTKMWHSLQALGNVAFAYTYSMLLIEIQDTVKSPPSENVTMKRASLYGIGVTTIFYVSLGCIGYAAFGNSVPGNVLTGFDKPFWLVDVANVAVVIHLVGAYQVYAQPIFACYEKWLGSRWPDSAFFHREYRLPLGGGRAARFTMCKLVVRTEFVAGTTVVSLMLPFFNAVLGLLGAIAFWPLTVYFPVTMYIAQAKVAPGSRKWVSLQALNVGALVVSLLAAVGSVADMVQRLGHVTIFKTQL
- the LOC133910185 gene encoding amino acid permease 4-like isoform X1, whose product is MDVEKVERKEVEDDGRVRTGTVWTATTHAITAVIGSGVLALPWSVAQMGWVLGPIVLIGCAYITYYTALLLSDCYRTPGPVHGKRNYTYMDVVRSCLGTRDVVVCGLAQYALLWGTMVGYTITTATSIMAVVRTDCHHYRGRDAACVSSGTMYMVLFGLVEVVLSQLPSLEKLTLISVVAAVMSFTYSFVGLFLSAAKLAANHGAHGTLLGVKIGAAAGVSASTKMWHSLQALGNVAFAYTYSMLLIEIQDTVKSPPSENVTMKRASLYGIGVTTIFYVSLGCIGYAAFGNSVPGNVLTGFDKPFWLVDVANVAVVIHLVGAYQVYAQPIFACYEKWLGSRWPDSAFFHREYRLPLGGGRAARFTMCKLVVRTEFVAGTTVVSLMLPFFNAVLGLLGAIAFWPLTVYFPVTMYIAQAKVAPGSRKWVSLQALNVGALVVSLLAAVGSVADMVQRLGHVTIFKTQL